A portion of the Krasilnikovia cinnamomea genome contains these proteins:
- a CDS encoding GntR family transcriptional regulator, whose amino-acid sequence MIDPSADRAVFRQLADLLRDRIMSGELGPGEPLPSELRLAQEYGLSRTTVRQAIGQLRTEGLVTVDRPRGTFVRVPEQTQTITLARGERVSARMPTDAERRSHRLGEGIPVLVVTGPDGAFTVHPADRIQLIRP is encoded by the coding sequence ATCCCTCCGCGGACCGCGCGGTGTTCCGCCAGCTTGCGGACCTGCTGCGTGACCGCATCATGTCCGGTGAGCTGGGTCCGGGTGAGCCGCTGCCGAGCGAGCTGCGCCTGGCCCAGGAGTACGGCCTCAGCCGCACCACCGTCCGCCAGGCGATCGGCCAGCTCCGCACCGAGGGACTGGTCACCGTGGACCGGCCGCGCGGGACGTTCGTCCGCGTTCCCGAGCAGACCCAGACGATCACACTGGCACGCGGCGAACGCGTCAGCGCCCGCATGCCCACGGATGCCGAGCGCCGCAGCCACCGCCTCGGCGAGGGCATCCCCGTCCTCGTCGTGACCGGCCCGGACGGGGCGTTCACGGTCCATCCCGCGGACCGGATTCAGCTCATCCGCCCCTGA
- a CDS encoding tyrosine-type recombinase/integrase, producing MNTQEIHESLPTAMRDAVDEFGLHLARVDNRSAHTVRAYVGDVVSLLAHAARHGCTAPADLDVVVLRGWLAGLLAAGAARSSQARRAAAARTFTAWAHRAGLCPADAGARLASPRGHRDLPTVLRADQAADLVGAPAPARPAPQAPAHAGAVAARDRAVLELLYATGVRVSELCGLDRADVDAGRRVVRVLGKGAKERAVPYGVPAQRALDAWLRDGRPVLAAPGGGDALFVGTRGGRLQQTVVRRIVAGAARAAGLPHTSPHDLRHSAATHLLDGGADLRAVQDLLGHSSLSSTQIYTHVSTERLRAAFDQAHPRA from the coding sequence ATGAACACGCAAGAGATCCACGAGTCGCTGCCCACGGCGATGCGCGACGCGGTGGACGAGTTCGGACTGCACCTCGCCCGGGTGGACAACCGGTCCGCACACACCGTCCGGGCGTACGTGGGAGACGTCGTCTCGCTGCTCGCGCACGCGGCGCGGCACGGCTGCACGGCGCCGGCGGATCTCGACGTCGTGGTGCTCCGAGGCTGGCTGGCCGGGTTGCTGGCCGCCGGCGCCGCCCGCAGTTCCCAGGCCCGCCGGGCGGCCGCCGCCCGCACGTTCACCGCGTGGGCGCACCGGGCGGGACTGTGCCCGGCGGATGCCGGCGCCCGGCTCGCCAGCCCCCGGGGGCATCGGGACCTGCCGACCGTGCTGCGCGCCGACCAGGCCGCGGATCTGGTCGGCGCGCCCGCCCCGGCGCGACCGGCACCGCAGGCACCGGCACACGCGGGGGCCGTCGCCGCGCGCGACCGTGCCGTTCTGGAACTGCTCTACGCCACCGGGGTACGGGTCAGCGAGCTGTGCGGACTGGACCGCGCCGACGTGGACGCCGGCCGGCGGGTCGTGCGGGTGCTCGGCAAGGGCGCCAAGGAGCGCGCGGTGCCGTACGGCGTGCCGGCCCAACGGGCCCTCGACGCCTGGCTCCGCGACGGGCGGCCCGTGCTGGCCGCCCCGGGCGGCGGTGACGCGCTGTTCGTCGGCACCCGTGGGGGGCGCCTGCAGCAGACCGTGGTGCGCCGGATCGTGGCGGGCGCCGCGCGGGCCGCCGGCCTGCCGCACACCAGCCCGCACGACCTGCGCCACTCGGCCGCCACGCACCTGCTGGACGGGGGCGCCGACCTGCGCGCGGTGCAGGATCTGCTCGGGCACTCCTCGCTGTCCAGTACGCAGATATACACCCACGTCTCCACCGAGCGGCTCAGAGCGGCCTTCGATCAGGCGCACCCCCGGGCGTGA
- a CDS encoding aminotransferase class V-fold PLP-dependent enzyme, translating into MPAGDPPPPIPGARLLFSLDPAVSYLNHGSFGAVPLSVQRVQQRLRDEVEANPLRFYAQGLLDRIIHTRRHLAAFLGADPDGSALVPNTTAGVSIALQSVRLAAGDEVLLTDHAYGAVMLAAKRQCRRAGATARTVTLPLGATEAEVVSRVRDALRPGRTKLLLVDQVTSGTAQVLPVRQIAAAAREHDIPVLVDGAHVPGMLPVEVGEIGADFWVGNLHKWAFAPRGTALLSVAPGWRRRIEPLGVSWEQDAGFPLSVEFQGTVDYTGWLAAPAGLYALRTLGVETVQAHNAALAAYGQRVVGEALGLAPADLLDPGGPGSMRIVPLPIGLATTQAEAQALRLHIAEKLSAETAVNAWGGRGWLRLCAQVYNRPEEYDRLAERLPALLSAFQRQ; encoded by the coding sequence GTGCCCGCCGGAGATCCACCCCCGCCCATCCCGGGAGCCCGCCTCCTGTTCTCGCTGGATCCGGCGGTGTCCTATCTCAACCACGGTTCGTTCGGCGCCGTTCCGCTCAGCGTGCAGCGGGTCCAGCAGCGGCTGCGCGACGAGGTCGAAGCCAACCCCCTGCGGTTCTACGCGCAGGGGCTGCTCGACCGCATCATCCACACCCGACGGCACCTGGCGGCGTTCCTGGGTGCCGACCCGGACGGCAGCGCCCTGGTGCCCAACACCACGGCGGGGGTGTCGATAGCGCTGCAGTCGGTGCGGCTCGCGGCGGGCGACGAGGTTCTTCTGACCGACCACGCGTACGGCGCGGTGATGCTGGCCGCCAAGCGGCAGTGCCGGCGGGCCGGTGCCACGGCGCGGACCGTCACGTTGCCGCTGGGTGCCACGGAGGCCGAGGTGGTGTCCCGCGTCCGCGACGCCCTGCGGCCCGGGCGGACCAAGCTGCTCCTCGTCGACCAGGTCACCTCCGGCACGGCGCAGGTCCTCCCGGTACGGCAGATCGCGGCGGCGGCCCGCGAGCACGACATCCCGGTGCTCGTGGACGGGGCGCATGTGCCCGGCATGCTGCCCGTGGAGGTCGGCGAGATCGGGGCGGACTTCTGGGTGGGCAACCTGCACAAGTGGGCGTTCGCGCCGCGCGGAACCGCGCTGCTGTCCGTGGCGCCGGGCTGGCGGCGGCGGATCGAGCCGCTGGGGGTGTCGTGGGAGCAGGACGCCGGATTCCCGCTGTCGGTCGAGTTCCAGGGCACCGTGGACTACACGGGCTGGCTGGCCGCGCCCGCGGGGCTGTACGCGCTGCGTACCCTCGGCGTCGAGACGGTGCAGGCGCACAACGCGGCCCTCGCGGCGTACGGGCAGCGGGTGGTCGGGGAGGCGCTCGGGTTGGCCCCCGCCGACCTGCTCGACCCCGGCGGGCCGGGGTCGATGCGGATCGTGCCGCTGCCGATCGGGCTGGCCACGACCCAGGCGGAGGCGCAGGCGCTGCGCCTGCACATCGCCGAGAAGCTGTCCGCCGAGACCGCGGTGAACGCCTGGGGCGGCCGGGGCTGGCTGCGGCTGTGCGCCCAGGTCTACAACCGTCCGGAGGAGTACGACAGGCTGGCCGAGCGGCTCCCCGCGCTGCTCAGCGCGTTTCAACGGCAGTAG
- a CDS encoding DUF2469 domain-containing protein translates to MSAEDLEKYETEMELQLYREYRDIVRQFSYVVETERRFYLANQVDLHVRNADGEVYFEVEMHDAWVWDMYRPARFVKNVRVMTFKDVNVEELEKPDISLPDDANFGG, encoded by the coding sequence ATGAGCGCAGAGGATCTCGAGAAGTACGAGACCGAGATGGAGCTGCAGCTCTACCGGGAGTACCGCGACATCGTCCGCCAGTTCTCGTACGTGGTGGAGACCGAGCGCCGGTTCTACCTGGCCAACCAGGTCGATCTGCACGTGCGTAACGCCGACGGCGAGGTCTATTTCGAGGTCGAGATGCATGATGCCTGGGTCTGGGACATGTACCGCCCGGCCCGGTTCGTCAAGAACGTGCGGGTCATGACGTTCAAGGACGTGAACGTCGAGGAGCTGGAGAAGCCCGACATCTCCCTGCCGGACGACGCCAACTTCGGCGGCTGA